CCCGGGGTCCTCCGACGCGGCCGTGCAGGCGACCTACGCGGCCGACATGATCACCGACCTCAAAGGCCGCGGCCTGGCCGAACGCGCCCTGACCCACCGGCAGTGGGGCCCCGAGGTCGCCCAGATGGACGACCCAGCCACCGAGCTGATCGTCAAGAACATCACCGTCACGCCGGTCATGAGGTCGAACTCGTACCACGTCACCCTCACCGGCCGCGACCCGGCGCAGACCGCCAAGCTGCTGGAAGCCCTGCTGGACGAGCTGGTCAACTACGCCAAGCACGACCAGACCCGGCACAAGGAGGAAGTCGTCGCCAACGCGCGGGCGGGCCTCAACGCCCTGCAAAACGAGGCCCGCTCCAAGCACGGGGAGATGATCAAGTCCATCGAAACCCTGGGAACCATCGGCCCCGGCGGACGAAACATCCTGGAAGAGCAGTACGCCCACCTCGGCCAGTCGATCGAGCTGCAACAGGCCCGCGCCGCGGAGCTTCAGCAGAAGATGCTCTTCGCCCCGCTCTTCGGCCAGGAGGAGCACGTCTCGCCGGCCGAGGTCGCGAACCAGCAGAAGCTCGAAAGGTTGCAGGAGGAGCGAGAGGTCCTGGTCGAGCGGCTCAAAGCCATCAAGAAAGGGAGCCGCAACTTCAACGGCGACCTCGCCGCCCGAAACCTCGCTAGCCACCTCGACGAGGTGCTCAACAGGATCGACCGGCTCTCGGCCCCGATCGAGAAGACGAAGATGGCCGCCGACCCGACCGAAATGATCTACAACTCGCTCCAGAGCGACATCGACGCCGCCGAAGGTCAGCGCGTCGATCTGCTGGAGAAGCTCCGCAAGGCGATGCCCGACCACCAGAAGTTCCTCAGCCTGATGGAAGACCGCGACGCGCTGCGGATCCGGATCGGCGAGATGGAGGACAAGCTCTCGGCCTTCGAGCTGCTGGCGAACTCGCAGGAGCCGCCGGTGAAGGTCCTCACGCGGATCGAGGAGCAGCCCACTCCGATCAAGCCGAACCGGCCGATGATGATCGTCATGGGCCTGCTCGCCAGCCTGGGGTTGGGGCTGGGCCTGGTCTTCCTGCTGGAGCACCTGGACCACTCGGTCCGCGTGCCGGAGCACGTCAGCCACGGGCTGTCGCTGCCGCTGCTGGGCGTGGTGCCGCGGATCGCCCGCACGGCCTTGACGCACCGCGCCGGCCACCTGTGGACCTCGGCCGTCCCGGACTCGCTGGCGGCCGACGCCTTCCGGAACATTCGCGCCTCGTTGCTGGGCGCCGCCGACCGCAACGGGCCGATCGTCAGTCTGCTGGTCACCAGCGCCAAGGCGGGCGACGGCAAGTCGACGGCCGCGATCAACCTGGCCGCCGCCTGCGCCCGGGCCGGCGAGCGGACGCTGCTGCTGGACGTGGACCTCCGCCGCCCGACCCTCGCCGACGTCTTCCCGGCCGATGACCCCGAGAGCGAGGGCCTGGGCCTGGTCGACGTGCTCAAGGGCGCCGTCCCCTGGCAGGCCACGCTCCGCCACACCGACCTGCACAACCTGGACTTCATCGCGACCGGCGACACCACCGACGTCCCCATCGAGATCCTTGGCACGCTGGAGCTGCGACAGCTCCTGACCGCGCTGACCCACAACTACGACCGCGTGATTCTGGACGGCCCGGCGATCCTGGGCATGGCCGACTGCCGCGTCCTGGGCCGGATGGTCGACGCCTCGGTCCTGGTCGTCCGCGCCGGCGCCCACCAGACGATGACCCTCCAGCGGGCCAAGGCCGTGCTGGAGCAGTCGCACGTCGAGATCGCCGGCGTGATCGTCAACGGCCTGAGCGAAGGGGTCGAGCACTGGTCGAGCTACGGCTACGGCCCGGCTCCGATCTCGGCGTCATCTCAGCGCCGGGAGCGAGCCCTGCCAGGTGCCGCCGCGAGCCCCTCCCGCGAGGAAGCCCTGGCCGAAGCCTGATCGAAGCGATCCCGACCTGATCCGACGCCTGACCTGACGCCCAACGAACCGACAAGCGACGAGCGACCTGGAGTCATCCCCCTTGAACAGCCTCCGCCTGCGATTCCTGGCGTTGTTCGACCGCGGCTTCGGCTGGCTGGTCGCGGGCCTGGTGCTGGCCGTGATCCTCGGGTTCGGCGGCGCGGCCTGGTGGATGAAGCCGGGCCTGGCCGTCGCGGCGACGGCGCTGACGGCCCTGCTGCTGATCCGCAACCTGGTCGACGGCCGAACGGCGATCCTGAAAAGCCCGCTGGGCCTGCTGGGGCTGGCCGTGCTGGGGCTGGGGATGTTGCAGGCGGTCTCGCTGCCGGGCTCGCTGGCGGCGAGGATCTCGCCGGCGGCTCGCGAGGTCTACGCCCGGGGCGTGCTCCCCACCGTCGCCCTGGAAGACGACCCGAAAGCGACGCTCGACGCCGCGGCCATCCGGTCGCCGGCCAGCCTCGACCGCGCGGCGACCGTCCGCCGGCTGGCCCTGGCGGCGGCCTGCCTGGCGATCTTCTGGTGCGTCTCGCACGCGGTCGACCGCCTTCAGCGGTTCTATCTGATCTGCGGCGCCGTGATCGCCGGGTTCTTCATCAACGCCACCCTCGCCGTGGTTCAGGTCAGCACCCGAACCGACGGCCTCTACGGGATGTACGCGCCCGGCGCGGGGCCGTGGTGGGGGACCGATTACAACGACATCCTGGAGGCTCCGACCATCGCGACCTTGCGTGAGCTGCCGCCGTCGTCGCGGCCGGGGTCGACGGCCTCCGCCTGGATGGAAGTCGCCCGACCGTTCACGTTCGGAACGATGCCCGGCGGCGTCGGCGGCTTCCTGGCGCTGGGGGCGATGGCCCTGCCGTTGTCGCTCGGCCTGGTGCTGCACCTCTGCTCGCCGCAGGGGAGCCGCGAGACCTGGGCCCACCGCATGGGAGCCTCCGGCCGGGACAGCCTGGCGATCCTGCTGGCGACTCTCTCGATCCCCGCCGCGTTCCTGCTGGGGATGGCCGCGGGCCCCTGGTTCTGCATCCCGTTCGCAGCCGGCGTGGCCGTGGTGGCTCTCCCCTCCCTGCTGAACCCCGCCGCCCGCACGCTGGGGATGGGGCTGGCGGGCGGGCTGCTGACGGCGCTGGCGTTCGGGGCGGTCGTGCAGGTCCGTTGGGCCGAGGTCGCCGGCGCCAAGCCGCCGCTGGAAGCCCCCGACTGGAGCGACAGCCGCGCGGTCTGGGGCGACGCTGCGAGGATCTTCCGCGAGTTCCCTCTGATGGGCGTCGGCCTGGGGGGGTTCGCGACCGTTCAACCGTATTTCAAGGACCGCGACGCAACGTCCAACACCGCCATGAGCAGCCTCTTTCAGTGGGCCGCCGAGGCCGGCGCGGTCGGCCTGGCGATCCTGGGAGCGGCCGCGCTCTGGTCGCTGATCCGCATCCCCGCCGGTCTGCGAAGGCTCGGCTCGATGGATCGCTTCCTGGCTCATGGGTTGATTGGAGCAGTCGTGGGGCTTAGTCTATTGGCGGCCGTCCACTGGACGGTGGAGCTGCCGGCCGTGGCCGTTTCGGCCAGCGCCCTGGGAGGGGCCTGGAACCGCTGGCTGGCCGGGGCCGCCGACCTGTTCGTCGAACGAGCATGAGGACCGCCGCTCGCCGGGACGCGAAGCGGAACGACGAACGGGGCATCGCTCACGGAGGAGTCGATTCCACCATGGCCGAATCCACCTGCCTTCATATCCAGGACCGCGAATCCGGGCCCATCCGGATCGTCGAGCTTCCGTGGATATCGGTGCGCGTCGGCCGCGCGGCGTTCTGCGAGGTCCGACTCTCGGACTCGTCGCTCCCCGAAGAGGCCCTGCGGCTCCACCGCCGCGGCCGGGCCTGGCACCTCACGCCGCTGATCGGCTCGGGCGTGACGCTCGACGGCCAGCCCGTCGATTCGCCGCTGGCCTTGCCGTTCGACGTCCCGTTCCAGGTCGGCCGGTTCACCCTGTCGCTGAAGAGCAACCGATTCGCTGAGCCCGACTGGCGCGCCTCCCGCGACGAACCGAGCCCGACCCGGCCCCGAGCGCAAGCTCCGACGCCGGCCGCGCCGCAATCGCCGCCGACGTCGACCAACCCGTGGGAGGCCCGCTGGCGAGCCGCCGGCGACCGCCTCAAGGCCGCCCGCGCCGCCGAGACACGCCCCACGCCGACGCCCGAACCGCCGCCGCGCGACGTCAGCCGCCCCGCCGCGCCCAAGGCCGAGCCCCCGCGCTACGGCGCCGCGCCCCACGCCTGGACCTCGCCCACCCGGACGCCGTCGCCGACGTCTCGGCCCGGCTGGGAGAAGCCGAAGCCCCGCGCGACCAACGTGGAGCCGAAGCGGCCCGCGCCTTCTCCTCCCTCCTCGCGGACCATCGCGAATCCCCCTTCTCCCCTGGTGGGAGAAGGTGGCCGAAGGCCGGATGAGGGGGGTCCCGGTCGGCCGACGGTTACGGCCCCCCTCATCCGCCCCTCCGGGGCACCTTCTCCCACCAGGGGAGAAGGGGGGATCACCACGAGGCCGATTACCACCCCCGAGGAAAGGCCGCCCGTTCTCGGCCCGCTGATCAGCCTGCTGATGCTGCCGGCGCCAGCACCGGCCGCCGTGGAGCCGGAAAGCCCCTCCGCGACAAATCTCCTGTCCCCTCTGCCCCCGGGAGAGGGCAGCCGCGCAGCGGCGGATGAGGGTCGCGGGATTTCGGAGGAAGCGTGGGAGGCGGGCGACCAGCCCGCCATCAGTTGCGAGCGTTCCGACGTCTTCCCCCCTGGAGGGGGAAGACAGACCGCGCAGCGGTCAGATGAGGGGGACGACCGCCGCTGCATGGAAGAGGAGGCGGCGGAATTCGCGTCCGACGCCGATCATCCCCCTCATCCGGCCCTTCGGGCCACCTTCCCCCTCCAGGGGGGAAGGGCGTTGCAGACCCAGGTCACTTCCGACGAATCGCTCTCCGCCCGCCTGGAGGCGATGGACCTCGCGGACATCACCGCACAGGCCCCGGCCCCAGTTCCGGAGCCGCTCGGACCGATCCGTCGCCGCCTGCCGCGCCGGCTGTTCTTCCGGCCCGCGCCCCCGGCGATCGAGACGCCTGAGCCGCAAACCGAGCCGGATGCCGAGCCCGAACACGAGCAAGAGCACGAGCCCGCCTGGACGTACACGCCCCAGGTCGAGCCGACTGGTTCGTCGCGGCGGTTCGTGGCCGACACCAGCTATGGCTTCGAGCCGTTCGATGCGGCTCCCGGATTCGCTCCTTCGAGCCCGGCCGCGACGTCGTCCCCCGCGCAGGCGGCGACGGCTCCGCAGGCTCGCCGCGCGGCGGTCTACGAGGAGGAGCCCGAGACCTTCGACCCGACTCGGGCCCGACGGTCGCAGGCCGAGGAGCCCTGGGTCCTCCCCTCGGTCCAGGACGTGCTGGGCGCCAGCGCCCGACGGGTCCGCGAGCGTGAGGCCGCCGGGCCCATCCCGAAGCCCTCGGCGCGGTTCGCGAAGCCCGCGCCGACCCGACCCACGCCGCCCTCGCACTGGAGCGCGCCGTCCTGGCTCGTGGGTCCGCCCGCCCTGGCGCTGCTGCTGGGCGTCGGCGGTCTGCTGGGCCTCGGCGCCTGGCGGCAGGCGAGCGTCTCGCACAACGCGGCGACGGTCATCCGGTCGACGGCCGGATTCCGCCGGGGGACCGACAAGGAACGAGCGCTGGCCAAGGGAATCGAGCCGCCGTCCCCCTCGTGGTGGGGAGCCTCGCCGGCGCACCTGGCGCAGTGGGGCGTCTACCTGGACGGGACCCGCGTTGAGAACGAGTTCGAGACGACCGCCCCGGCGATGCTGGAGGCCGCCGCCGCGGCCTCGCCGCTGGAGCCCGTCGCCCGGTTGACCCTGGCCCGAGGCCGCGGCGAAGGGACGCCCACCGTGGGGCTCAGTCGAGACGCCGTCGGCCTGGCCTGGACCGGCCGCACCCTTCACAAGGCGGGTAAGAACGCCGAGGCCGTCCGCGTCTACCGCCGAGCCCTGGAGATCGCCGCGCGGACCCGCCCCGACTCCTCGAGCCCGCTGACCTACAGCAACGACAAGGACGTCCCCCGCTACCTGCTGCCGGGCGAGGCCCTGGCCGCGGCCGTCGTGGCGGACCTCGCGGCCGACGCCTCCTGGTCGTATCGCGACTGGTCCGAGGCCGTCCCCGAATCGGGCGTCTCCGCCCTGGCCGTCGCCCGCATGCTCAAGAAGCAAGGAAAGCCGGAAGCCGACGCGATCCTCAAACGGATCCTTGAGCGCGCCGAGGCTGAGGCCCGCGGCCGCGCCGAGGCCGCCGACAGACCGTCCGACGACCCCGAGGCCGAGGCCGTCTCCATCGCCGTGGCGGCCGAGGCCCTGGCGCTTCGGGCCGACTGGAAAGAGGCCGAGCACCGCTACCGAGCGGCCATCGACCTCATGCCCGACCACCGCATCCGGCGGTCGTGGTGGTTCAATCTCGCGGACGTCGCGCTGAAGATCGGCGACGACGACCAGCACCGCGCGGCGCTCGACGAGGCCCTGGCCTCGACCGCCGCCGACGATGTCAGCCGCCGCGCCTTGCAGCTTCAGGGCGGCCCCGCGACTCGATCAGGGACGAACCGCCTGGGGTCCGCGGGCCCCAAGGCGAATTGATGGATCAAACCACAGGGCGCGAATCCTCTCCACGCTCCCAAGGAAGACCGACCATGGCGACCCCCGACCGGCCGTCTCCAACCCCCGAACCCGCGGCCGACGCCTCCCCAAGCCTGCTGGACGACCTGCTGCGCCGGGTCGGCGACCCGGCGGAACGACCGGCGGTCCTGGCCATAGTCGCCTGCATCGCCCTGGTCCTTCTGGCCTTTCGCGACGCCCTGGGCGAATTCAAGTACGCCTGGACGACCGACGACAACTACGGCCACGGCCCGCTGGTGCCGCTGCTGAGCCTCTACTTCGCCGC
This DNA window, taken from Paludisphaera rhizosphaerae, encodes the following:
- a CDS encoding polysaccharide biosynthesis tyrosine autokinase; translation: MDDIAPYRRASASIAPAGHGAAAPAPAGFPAHAPATFGGTPYGPDLAAVKTTGHYVSALRRRFWLALLIAVPMGTMTSIYALRLPKVYQATGTIRIQQPHNDPSLQTVLSNGPGSSDAAVQATYAADMITDLKGRGLAERALTHRQWGPEVAQMDDPATELIVKNITVTPVMRSNSYHVTLTGRDPAQTAKLLEALLDELVNYAKHDQTRHKEEVVANARAGLNALQNEARSKHGEMIKSIETLGTIGPGGRNILEEQYAHLGQSIELQQARAAELQQKMLFAPLFGQEEHVSPAEVANQQKLERLQEEREVLVERLKAIKKGSRNFNGDLAARNLASHLDEVLNRIDRLSAPIEKTKMAADPTEMIYNSLQSDIDAAEGQRVDLLEKLRKAMPDHQKFLSLMEDRDALRIRIGEMEDKLSAFELLANSQEPPVKVLTRIEEQPTPIKPNRPMMIVMGLLASLGLGLGLVFLLEHLDHSVRVPEHVSHGLSLPLLGVVPRIARTALTHRAGHLWTSAVPDSLAADAFRNIRASLLGAADRNGPIVSLLVTSAKAGDGKSTAAINLAAACARAGERTLLLDVDLRRPTLADVFPADDPESEGLGLVDVLKGAVPWQATLRHTDLHNLDFIATGDTTDVPIEILGTLELRQLLTALTHNYDRVILDGPAILGMADCRVLGRMVDASVLVVRAGAHQTMTLQRAKAVLEQSHVEIAGVIVNGLSEGVEHWSSYGYGPAPISASSQRRERALPGAAASPSREEALAEA
- a CDS encoding O-antigen ligase family protein; this encodes MNSLRLRFLALFDRGFGWLVAGLVLAVILGFGGAAWWMKPGLAVAATALTALLLIRNLVDGRTAILKSPLGLLGLAVLGLGMLQAVSLPGSLAARISPAAREVYARGVLPTVALEDDPKATLDAAAIRSPASLDRAATVRRLALAAACLAIFWCVSHAVDRLQRFYLICGAVIAGFFINATLAVVQVSTRTDGLYGMYAPGAGPWWGTDYNDILEAPTIATLRELPPSSRPGSTASAWMEVARPFTFGTMPGGVGGFLALGAMALPLSLGLVLHLCSPQGSRETWAHRMGASGRDSLAILLATLSIPAAFLLGMAAGPWFCIPFAAGVAVVALPSLLNPAARTLGMGLAGGLLTALAFGAVVQVRWAEVAGAKPPLEAPDWSDSRAVWGDAARIFREFPLMGVGLGGFATVQPYFKDRDATSNTAMSSLFQWAAEAGAVGLAILGAAALWSLIRIPAGLRRLGSMDRFLAHGLIGAVVGLSLLAAVHWTVELPAVAVSASALGGAWNRWLAGAADLFVERA